A stretch of Paracoccus sp. MA DNA encodes these proteins:
- a CDS encoding glycosyltransferase family 2 protein, with amino-acid sequence MVYRDTGLQLAMPPVRRVLLIAVSAVLVIVFILYPLALAITALAAQSLLYVLNVLACALARGTSESPGQSEIAKMTGPTIFSVHVPTHNEPPEVVIETLKSLRRQVGAPAHEIIVIDNNTEDPTLWQPVAEWCAANPGFRFLHREGVKGAKAGALNIALAETRPDATHIVTVDADYQVVPGFLSTAEKELIARKADFIQFPQAYRMPKAGAGESGGGIALELADYFDRHASAANHAGAMLLTGTLSVIGKPALEAVGGWSSRTATEDAELGLRLAEAGYRGAYVHKTVGYGLLPLSSQALHHQRHRWASGNMRTLTLWIAEHWSGRAKPKARNLTRKVLVMAQLTAWANFALPAVIALTLATVYSAVGISVPADLINGTTLLTLCLVLLSAALPLWFGRKHARSSLPAAICSRIFLLPTAATATIRGLMPLRQTFRVTPKSPAGDSPAPGDGLAGARLTMIWGCALGAAGMDLACLPVLLSGALLALPLLAGQYAARALDNYSAFVSAMQRQGV; translated from the coding sequence ATGGTTTACAGGGACACGGGTTTGCAACTCGCCATGCCGCCGGTCAGGCGGGTTCTGTTGATTGCCGTGAGTGCGGTTCTGGTAATTGTTTTCATTCTGTATCCGCTCGCGCTCGCAATAACGGCTCTTGCCGCCCAAAGCCTTCTATACGTCCTCAATGTCCTGGCTTGCGCTCTTGCGCGCGGAACCTCTGAATCTCCGGGCCAGTCGGAAATCGCGAAGATGACAGGGCCGACGATATTTTCGGTTCATGTGCCGACACATAATGAGCCGCCGGAGGTAGTCATCGAAACCCTGAAATCGCTTCGCCGTCAGGTCGGCGCTCCTGCACATGAGATCATCGTCATCGACAACAACACGGAGGACCCGACCCTTTGGCAACCTGTTGCCGAATGGTGTGCAGCCAATCCCGGCTTTCGCTTTCTGCATCGCGAGGGTGTCAAAGGTGCAAAGGCAGGCGCCTTGAATATCGCGCTGGCCGAGACGCGCCCGGATGCGACCCATATCGTCACAGTCGATGCCGATTATCAGGTGGTGCCCGGGTTCCTGTCGACAGCAGAAAAGGAACTGATCGCACGCAAGGCGGACTTCATCCAGTTCCCGCAGGCCTATCGCATGCCAAAAGCCGGTGCCGGAGAATCTGGTGGTGGAATCGCGCTCGAACTGGCGGATTATTTCGACCGACATGCCAGTGCCGCCAATCATGCCGGAGCAATGCTGCTGACCGGAACGCTCAGCGTGATCGGCAAGCCCGCGCTTGAGGCCGTCGGCGGATGGTCCTCGCGCACGGCGACGGAAGACGCCGAACTCGGGCTACGGCTGGCCGAGGCCGGATACCGGGGTGCCTACGTCCATAAAACCGTCGGATATGGCCTGCTTCCGCTGTCATCGCAGGCCCTTCACCATCAGCGCCATCGCTGGGCATCGGGAAACATGCGGACGCTGACCCTCTGGATCGCCGAACACTGGAGCGGCAGAGCCAAGCCGAAGGCCAGAAACCTGACGCGCAAAGTCCTTGTCATGGCCCAGTTGACGGCCTGGGCCAACTTTGCCCTGCCTGCCGTGATCGCGCTGACACTGGCAACTGTTTACAGCGCCGTCGGAATATCGGTTCCTGCCGATCTGATAAACGGCACGACGCTGCTGACGCTGTGCCTTGTCCTGCTCTCGGCCGCGCTGCCCCTGTGGTTTGGACGAAAACACGCGCGCTCCAGCTTGCCTGCGGCGATTTGCAGCCGGATATTCCTGCTGCCGACAGCCGCGACCGCGACCATTCGGGGCCTGATGCCGCTGCGTCAGACCTTCAGGGTCACCCCCAAGTCACCGGCCGGCGACAGCCCTGCCCCCGGCGACGGTCTTGCCGGCGCGCGGCTGACGATGATCTGGGGCTGCGCGCTTGGCGCGGCGGGGATGGACCTTGCCTGCCTGCCGGTCCTTCTGAGCGGCGCATTGCTCGCGCTGCCGCTGCTCGCCGGGCAATACGCCGCACGCGCGCTCGACAATTATTCCGCCTTCGTGTCGGCGATGCAGCGTCAGGGGGTCTGA
- a CDS encoding catalase, producing MTTKTPETTTGNGGETQQRGGAVLTTNHGIPFSDNQNSLRAGMRGPTLLEDFLLREKIFHFDHERIPERIVHARGSAAHGVFTCTDPIPELTRASLFAQKGKETPVFARLSTVAGGAGSVDTPRDVRGFAVKFYTDEGNWDLVGNNIPVFFIQDAIKFPDLVHSVKMEADRGYPQAASAHDTFWDFVSLMPESLHTVIWAMSDRAIPRSLRMMEGFGVHTFKFVNAKGAASFVKFHWKPVLGVQSLVWDESAKLQWADNDFHRKDLFEAIAAGDYPEWDLAVQVFDQKLADGLPYDVLDPTKIIPEEVVPLRVIGRMQLNRNPDNFFAETEQAAFLPSNVVPGIDFTDDPLLQGRLFSYLDTQKSRLGTTNFHQIPINAPKCPYANMMRDGMMQTTVPRGRANFEPNSLDNAGEDPGPRADAQGFATAPREVTGESLRIRSETFGDHYSQPRMYWKSLTENEQAHTASAFVFELSKVNLAHIRKRTVSHLRVIDEDLGARVAAGLGIDLPERASPFREPIDLEPSDALSIQKNWPATLKGRKIGLLFAEGSDKAEIDALIEAVEAEGGTVFTVAPKVGPLKLKGGTMEADGQLAGSPSVLFDAVAMVLAPQQAEKLTKEAAAVGFVMDAWAHLKAIGHCKASKALLDRAGIKPDEGVGPNDSLPGRAKRRYWEREPSLRDLA from the coding sequence ATGACAACCAAAACTCCCGAGACCACCACCGGAAACGGCGGCGAAACGCAGCAGCGCGGCGGTGCGGTTCTGACCACCAATCACGGCATTCCCTTTTCCGACAACCAGAATTCGCTGCGCGCCGGAATGCGCGGCCCGACGCTTCTGGAAGACTTCTTGCTGCGCGAAAAGATTTTCCACTTCGATCATGAACGCATCCCCGAGCGGATCGTCCATGCCCGCGGATCGGCTGCGCATGGGGTGTTCACCTGCACCGATCCCATCCCCGAGTTGACCCGCGCCAGCCTGTTTGCGCAAAAGGGCAAGGAGACGCCGGTTTTTGCCAGGCTCTCGACCGTGGCGGGCGGCGCCGGTTCGGTCGACACGCCGCGCGATGTGCGCGGATTTGCGGTGAAGTTCTATACCGACGAAGGAAACTGGGATCTGGTCGGCAACAATATCCCGGTATTCTTCATCCAGGACGCGATCAAATTCCCCGACCTCGTGCATTCGGTCAAGATGGAGGCCGACCGTGGCTATCCTCAGGCGGCCTCGGCGCATGACACGTTCTGGGATTTCGTCTCGCTGATGCCGGAAAGCCTGCATACCGTCATCTGGGCGATGTCGGACCGGGCGATCCCGCGCAGCCTGCGGATGATGGAGGGTTTCGGCGTCCACACCTTCAAGTTCGTGAATGCCAAAGGCGCCGCCAGCTTCGTCAAGTTCCACTGGAAGCCGGTGCTGGGGGTGCAATCGCTGGTCTGGGACGAAAGCGCCAAGCTGCAATGGGCCGACAACGATTTCCACCGCAAGGACCTGTTCGAGGCGATTGCGGCGGGCGACTATCCCGAATGGGATCTGGCGGTGCAGGTTTTCGACCAGAAACTGGCCGACGGCCTGCCCTATGATGTGCTGGACCCGACCAAGATCATCCCCGAAGAGGTGGTCCCCTTGCGGGTGATCGGGCGTATGCAGCTGAACCGCAACCCGGACAACTTCTTTGCCGAAACGGAACAGGCTGCCTTCCTGCCCTCGAACGTGGTGCCGGGGATCGACTTTACCGATGACCCGCTGCTGCAAGGGCGGCTGTTCAGCTATCTTGACACCCAGAAGTCGCGGTTGGGCACGACGAATTTCCACCAGATCCCGATCAACGCGCCGAAATGCCCCTATGCCAACATGATGCGCGACGGGATGATGCAGACCACCGTGCCCAGGGGCCGCGCGAATTTCGAGCCGAACAGCCTTGATAACGCGGGCGAGGATCCCGGCCCCCGTGCCGATGCGCAGGGCTTTGCCACCGCGCCGCGCGAGGTCACGGGCGAGTCGCTGCGCATCCGGTCGGAAACCTTCGGCGACCACTACAGCCAGCCACGGATGTACTGGAAATCGCTTACGGAAAATGAACAGGCCCATACCGCCTCGGCCTTTGTGTTCGAGCTGTCCAAGGTGAACCTCGCCCATATCCGCAAGCGCACGGTCAGCCATCTGCGGGTGATCGACGAGGATCTGGGCGCGCGCGTGGCCGCAGGTCTGGGGATCGACCTGCCCGAGCGTGCCAGTCCTTTCCGCGAGCCTATCGACCTTGAGCCTTCGGATGCGCTGTCGATCCAGAAAAACTGGCCGGCAACGCTCAAGGGCCGCAAGATCGGGCTGCTGTTCGCGGAAGGCTCGGACAAGGCCGAAATCGACGCGCTGATCGAAGCGGTCGAGGCCGAGGGCGGCACGGTGTTCACCGTCGCGCCCAAGGTCGGGCCGCTGAAGCTGAAGGGTGGCACGATGGAGGCAGACGGGCAGCTTGCCGGCAGCCCCTCGGTGCTGTTCGATGCGGTGGCGATGGTGCTCGCGCCCCAGCAGGCTGAAAAGCTGACGAAAGAGGCCGCCGCCGTGGGCTTTGTCATGGATGCCTGGGCACATCTGAAGGCGATCGGCCATTGCAAGGCCTCAAAGGCGCTGCTCGACCGCGCCGGGATCAAGCCGGACGAAGGTGTCGGCCCCAATGACAGCCTGCCCGGGCGCGCAAAGCGACGCTATTGGGAACGCGAGCCGAGCCTGCGCGATCTGGCATGA